A region from the Triticum urartu cultivar G1812 chromosome 1, Tu2.1, whole genome shotgun sequence genome encodes:
- the LOC125556053 gene encoding protein BIG GRAIN 1-like — MDMRWAPRRPADQPSFSSTLLDAICDSMDGPEARSATAARSASAAATRAAAAAKKQEEAALHYYYYYKPALAASHRARGEAPTQGAAAADCSGRGYFSSSEVECSLGRLNRIRTSGGAAPRQRQQQQQQRPAPEKSARTKKPTAAARGCSRPASPGARLASLLNSIFAGKRHSAQRTAPADQEPVCSTAPSYARSCLSKTPPPSAARASRSRSTRTVRFLDIDGELAVAAAAVGRCRRIPVVEVEEELLRPADVEARIDGGEKSSDASSDLFELESLAATASESGRWDRDGSYGNELPVYGTTGVGLHRGIGHPRTYEYGPYGLGRSCRKLV, encoded by the coding sequence ATGGACATGAGGTGGGCGCCGAGGCGGCCGGCCGACCAGCCGTCCTTCTCCTCCACGCTGCTCGACGCGATATGCGACTCCATGGACGGCCCCGAGGCGAGAAGCGCCACGGCGGCGAGgtcggcgtcggcggcggcgacaCGGGCGGCGGCTGCGGCCAAGAAGCAGGAGGAGGCCGCCCTgcattactactactactacaagccGGCCTTGGCCGCCAGCCACCGGGCGCGCGGCGAGGCGCCGACGCAGGGCGCCGCGGCCGCGGACTGCTCCGGCCGAGGCTACTTTTCCTCGTCCGAGGTGGAGTGCTCCCTCGGCCGCCTCAACCGCATCCGCACGTCCGGCGGCGCGGCGCCGAGGCAGaggcaacagcagcagcagcagcgtcCCGCTCCGGAGAAGTCGGCGAGGACGAAGAAGCCGACGGCCGCCGCCCGCGGCTGCAGCAGGCCGGCGTCCCCCGGCGCGCGGCTCGCCAGCCTGCTCAACTCCATCTTCGCCGGGAAGCGCCATTCGGCTCAGCGGACGGCCCCGGCGGACCAGGAGCCCGTGTGCTCCACAGCGCCGTCGTACGCGCGGTCCTGCCTGTCCAAGACGCCGCCGCCGTCTGCGGCGCGGGCGAGCCGGAGCCGGAGTACCCGGACCGTGAGGTTCCTGGACATTGACGGTGAGCTGGCCGTGGCCGCCGCGGCAGTGGGACGCTGCCGCCGAATTCCcgtggtggaggtggaggaggagctgctCCGGCCGGCGGACGTGGAGGCGCGCATCGACGGTGGCGAGAAGAGCAGCGACGCGAGCTCCGACCTGTTCGAGCTCGAGAGTCTCGCGGCCACGGCTTCGGAGAGCGGCCGGTGGGATCGCGACGGGTCGTACGGTAATGAGCTGCCGGTGTACGGGACCACCGGAGTTGGCCTCCACCGTGGGATCGGCCATCCCCGCACGTACGAGTATGGACCGTATGGTCTTGGTCGAAGTTGTAGAAAGCTTGTTTGA